Proteins encoded together in one Lutra lutra chromosome 4, mLutLut1.2, whole genome shotgun sequence window:
- the DMAP1 gene encoding DNA methyltransferase 1-associated protein 1: MATGADVRDILELGGPEGDAASGTISKKDIINPDKKKSKKSSETLTFKRPEGMHREVYALLYSDKKDAPPLLPSDTGQGYRTVKAKLGSKKVRPWKWMPFTNPARKDGAMFFHWRRAAEEGKDYPFARFNKTVQVPVYSEQEYQLYLHDDAWTKAETDHLFDLSRRFDLRFVVIHDRYDHQQFKKRSVEDLKERYYHICAKLANVRAVPGTDLKIPVFDAGHERRRKEQLERLYNRTPEQVAEEEYLLQELRKIEARKKEREKRSQDLQKLITAADTTAEQRRTERKAPKKKLPQKKEAEKPAVPETAGIKFPDFKSAGVTLRSQRMKLPSSVGQKKIKALEQMLLELGVELSPTPTEELVHMFNELRSDLVLLYELKQACANCEYELQMLRHRHEALARAGVLGGPATPASGPAPASAEPAVPDPGLGPDPTKDTIIDVVGAPLTPNSRKRRESASSSSSVKKAKKP, encoded by the exons ATGGCCACAGGCGCGGATGTGCGGGACATACTAGAACTCGGAGGTCCAGAGGGGGATGCAGCTTCCGGGACCATCAGCAAAAAGGACATTATCAACCCAGACAAG AAAAAGTCCAAGAAGTCCTCCGAGACATTGACCTTCAAGAGGCCCGAGGGCATGCACCGAGAGGTCTATGCACTGCTCTACTCTGACAAGAA GGATGCACCCCCACTGCTACCCAGTGACACTGGTCAAGGCTACCGCACAGTGAAAGCCAAGTTAGGCTCCAAGAAGGTGCGGCCCTGGAAGTGGATGCCGTTCACCAACCCAGCCCGTAAGGATGGAGCTATGTTCTTTCACTGGCGACGGGCAGCTGAGGAGGGCAAGGACTACCCCTTCGCCAGGTTCAATAAG ACCGTGCAGGTTCCCGTGTACTCAGAGCAGGAGTACCAGCTATACCTCCACGATGACGCCTGGACTAAGGCAGAGACGGACCATCTCTTTGATCTCAGCCGCCGCTTTGATTTACGTTTTGTAGTAATCCACGACCGCTATGACCACCAGCAGTTCAAG AAGCGTTCTGTGGAGGACTTGAAGGAGCGGTACTATCACATCTGTGCCAAGCTTGCCAATGTTCGGGCTGTGCCAGGCACAGACCTCAAGATACCAGTGTTCGATGCTGGGCACGAGCGGCGGCGGAAGGAGCAGCTGGAGCGTCTCTACAACCGGACCCCGGAGCAG GTAGCAGAGGAGGAGTATCTGCTGCAGGAGCTGCGCAAGATTGAGGCCCGGAAGAAGGAGCGGGAGAAGCGCAGCCAGGACCTGCAGAAGCTGATAACGGCGGCCGACACCACCGCAGAGCAGCGCCGCACCGAGCGCAAGGCCCCCAAGAAGAAGCTACCCCAGAAAAAGGAGGCGGAGAAGCCG GCTGTTCCCGAGACTGCAGGCATCAAGTTCCCAGACTTCAAGTCCGCTGGTGTTACCCTGCGGAGCCAGCGG ATGAAGCTGCCAAGCTCCGTGGGACAGAAGAAGATCAAGGCCCTGGAGCAGATGCTGCTGGAGCTTGGTGTGG AGCTGAGCCCGACGCCCACGGAGGAGCTGGTGCACATGTTCAACGAGCTGCGGAGTGACCTGGTGCTGCTCTACGAGCTCAAGCAGGCCTGCGCCAACTGCGAGTACGAGCTACAGATGCTGCGGCACCGGCACGAGGCCCTGGCCCGGGCCGGTGTGCTTGGGGGCCCCGCCACGCCAGCGTccggcccagccccagcctctgcaGAGCCGGCAGTGCCTGACCCCGGTCTCGGCCCCGACCCCACCAAGGACACCATCATTGATGTGGTGGGCGCGCCCCTCACGCCCAATTCG